A genomic stretch from Arachis stenosperma cultivar V10309 chromosome 3, arast.V10309.gnm1.PFL2, whole genome shotgun sequence includes:
- the LOC130969199 gene encoding uncharacterized protein LOC130969199, producing the protein MAHLLTPAPTTTTAPIGLSSKPRKSSPNSWKKGRVCCHFISDQHELPSSSDHHSLRRRALMGLSGALVLGGLSLSDERVASAAGRRPPPPPPEERKDPNVSGVQAKVLASKRRKEAMKEEVARLRERGKPIIKEPPPPPAPQPE; encoded by the coding sequence ATGGCTCATTTGCTGACACCTGCTCCTACTACCACCACCGCCCCAATAGGCCTTTCCTCAAAACCCCGGAAAAGCTCCCCAAATTCTTGGAAGAAGGGACGAGTGTGCTGCCACTTCATCTCTGATCAGCATgaactcccttcttcctctGACCACCATTCTCTTCGGCGCAGGGCATTGATGGGGTTAAGTGGCGCACTAGTGTTGGGGGGATTGAGTTTGAGCGACGAGCGCGTAGCAAGTGCTGCCGGAAGAAGGCCTCCGCCGCCTCCGCCCGAGGAGAGAAAGGATCCAAACGTGAGTGGTGTTCAGGCAAAAGTGTTGGCTAGCAAGAGGAGGAAAGAAGCCATGAAAGAAGAAGTGGCCAGGCTTAGAGAGCGAGGAAAGCCCATTATTAAAgagccaccaccaccacctgcACCTCAACCTGAATGA
- the LOC130969198 gene encoding probable phosphoinositide phosphatase SAC9 isoform X2, giving the protein MWWGAELKITAAEAEIYVSDIDPYKGSVQYYQRLSKRYDTRNLNTSAGENPSRKAMVPIVCINLLRYGEGKSESILVQHFEESLNFIRSTGKLPYTRVHLIHYDWHQSIKLKGEQQTIEGLWKLLKAPTILIGISEGDYLPSRQRINDCRGEVIYNDDFDGAFCLRTRQNGVIRFNCADSLDRTNAASFFGSLQVFMEQCRRLAISLDSDIAFGYQSTNNHYGGYTAPLPPGWEKRSDAVTGKTYYIDHNTRTTTWMHPCPDKPWKRFDMTFEEFKRSTILSPVSQLADLFLLAGDIHATLYTGSKAMHSQILSIFNEDTGGKFKQFSAAQNVKITLQRRYKNAVVDSSRQKQLEMFLGMRLFKHLPSISLQPLQVSSRPSGFCLKPVANLFPVAGGEVSLLSFKGKNLVWICPQPADVVEIFIYLGEPCHVCQLLLTISHGADDSTYPSTVDVRTGRNLDGLKLVLEGASIPRCASGTNLLIPLPGAISSEDMAITGASSRLHAQDASPLSLLYDFEELEGEWDFLTRVVALTFYPNISGRNPLTLGEIEILGVSLPWKSVFTNEGLGGRLIEHVKKYQEELNPFSSGSELNQFNSSSTENVSPPVQGGNSADLLIDLLSGEDPLPHPLAQPVTEHVHYESDPLEFLDQAVEYHGAKSDCQISSKDTTHSDSSTAQYLKCLKSLAGPSLQKKLVFMEAMKLEIERLKLNLSAAERDRALLSVGMDPATINPNTLLDEVYIGRLSKVASTLTLLGEASLEDKRISAIGLGIVDDNAIDFWNIIRNGEICSGGKCEVRAEIKKAVYSSDGPSEPVFLCSQCERKVCRVCCAGRGALLLSGYNSRDPMSYNGASSYGGQVDLPVNRLLARDGIICKRCCQDIVLDALILDYVRVLISLRRSDRVEKAAYNALKQIIGSSWDCLLEKNKASDNLSADKSMQLIPNGYESVAEFPLASFLHPVETASNSAPFLSLLAPFNFGSRLSYWKAPSSATSVEFGIVLGNMSDVRGVMLIVSSCGYSMADAPLVQIWASDKIHKEERSFMGKWDVQSMIKSSSELCGPETSRTEHKVPRHLKFPFKNSVRCRIIWISLRLQRPGSSSINIGNDFNMLSLDENPFAQETRRASFGGSTESEPCLHAKRILVIGSPNRKEVDLKPQQSPDQLNLKGWLERAPQLNRFKVPLEAERLMDNDLVLEQYLSAASPLLAGFRLDAFSAIKPRVTHSPASDVQSESFSSLLDDRYIVPAVLYIQVSVLQDYQSMVTIGEYRLPEAKVGTPMYFDFPRTIQTRRISFKLLGDVAAYTDDPSEQDDSGNRVSPLAAGLSLSNRVKLYYYADPYELGKWASLSAV; this is encoded by the exons ATGTGGTGGGGTGCAGAGCTGAAAATCACTGCTGCAGAAGCTGAAATTTATGTTTCCGATATTGATCCGTATAAAGGAAGTGTGCAGTATTATCAAAGACTGAGTAAGAGGTATGATACACGGAATCTAAATACAAGTGCTGGTGAGAATCCAAGCCGAAAAGCTATGGTTCCCATTGTATGCATTAACCTGCTTCGATATGGAGAAGGAAAATCAGAGTCCATTTTGGTTCAGCATTTTGAGGAGTCTTTAAACTTCATTAGATCAACTGGGAAGCTTCCATATACTCGGGTCCATTTGATACATTATGACTGGCATCAAAGCATAAAACTAAAAGGTGAACAACAGACAATTGAAGGGTTATGGAAGCTTTTAAAAGCACCCACTATATTAATAGGTATCTCTGAAGGAGATTATTTGCCCTCACGACAACGAATAAATGATTGCAGAGGTGAGGTCATATACAATGATGATTTTGATGGTGCCTTCTGCTTAAGAACACGTCAAAATGGGGTAATACGTTTTAATTGTGCTGATTCTCTTGATAGAACCAATGCTGCTAGTTTTTTTGGTTCCCTCCAAGTCTTCATGGAGCAATGTAGACGGCTGGCAATATCACTTGACAGTGATATTGCATTTGGCTATCAGTCAACCAATAATCATTATGGTGGATATACTGCTCCACTACCACCTGGGTGGGAAAAGCGATCTGATGCAGTTACAGGAAAAACATATTATATTGACCATAACACCAGAACTACCACATGGATGCATCCATGTCCAGATAAACCATGGAAGAGATTTGATATGACATTTGAAGAGTTCAAGAGATCAACTATTTTATCTCCTGTATCTCAACTAGCtgatctttttcttcttgctgGGGATATTCATGCCACTCTTTACACTGGGTCTAAAGCAATGCACAGTCAGATTCTGAGCATATTCAACGAAGATACAGGAGGGAAGTTTAAACAGTTTTCTGCTGCACAGAATGTGAAAATCACTTTGCAAAGAAGATATAAGAATGCCGTTGTGGATAGTTCTCGTCAAAAGCAGTTAGAAATGTTTCTTGGAATGAGGCTTTTCAAGCATCTTCCCTCAATTTCTCTTCAACCTCTACAA GTATCATCTCGGCCGTCTGGATTCTgtctcaaaccagttgcaaaCTTATTTCCTGTTGCGGGTGGTGAAGTTAGTCTTCTAAGTTTCAAGGGAAAAAACCTAGTTTGG ATTTGTCCACAGCCTGCAGATGTAGTTGAAATCTTTATTTATCTTGGTGAGCCTTGCCATGTTTGTCAGCTTCTTCTCACAATATCCCATGGTGCAGATGATTCAACTTATCCATCAACAGTTGATGTGCGGACAGGACGCAATTTGGATGGGCTGAAACTTGTATTGGAG GGTGCTTCTATACCAAGGTGTGCTAGTGGAACAAACCTATTAATACCCCTACCTGGGGCAATTAGTTCAGAAGACATGGCTATAACTGGAGCAAGCTCTCGCCTGCATGCCCAAGATGCATCACCGTTGTCATTACTGTATGATTTCGAGGAACTTGAGGGAGAGTGGGATTTCCTCACTCGTGTAGTGGCGTTAACCTTTTATCCTAACATTTCTGGAAGGAACCCGTTGACTCTTGGTGAG ATTGAGATCCTTGGAGTTTCTCTTCCTTGGAAGAGCGTCTTTACAAATGAAGGCCTTGGTGGAAGATTAATTGAGCATGTCAAAAAGTATCAAGAGGAGCTTAATCCCTTTTCCTCTGGTTCAGAGCTGAATCAATTCAACTCTTCATCTACAGAAAATGTGTCACCACCTGTGCAAGGAGGGAATTCTGCTGACCTTTTGATTGACCTCTTGTCTGGGGAAGACCCACTACCACACCCACTTGCTCAACCAGTTACTGAACATGTCCATTATGAAAGTGACCCCCTTGAGTTTTTGGATCAAGCTGTTGAATATCACGGTGCTAAAAGTGATTGTCAAATTTCTTCAAAAGACACAACACATTCAGATTCTAGTACTGCACAATATTTAAAATGCCTGAAATCTCTTGCAGGGCCAAGTTTG CAAAAGAAACTAGTTTTCATGGAAGCCATGAAACTTGAAATTGAGCGTCTTAAGCTGAATCTCTCTGCTGCTGAAAGGGATAGAGCACTGCTATCTGTTGGAATGGATCCTGCAACTATAAATCCAAATACATTGCTTGACGAAGTTTACATAGGGAGATTGTCTAAAGTTGCAAGCACTCTCACACTGCTTGGTGAAGCTTCTCTTGAAGATAAACGTATTTCTGCTATTGGTCTTGGGATTGTTGATGACAATGCAATAGATTTCTGGAATATtatcagaaatggggaaatcTGTTCTGGCGGCAAGTGTGAAGTGCGTGCTGAGATTAAAAAGGCAGTTTATTCATCTGACGGGCCTTCAGAACCTGTATTCTTGTGTTCTCAATGTGAAAGGAAGGTTTGCAGAGTTTGCTGTGCTGGGAGAGGCGCACTTCTTCTTTCAGGTTATAACTCAAGAGACCCTATGAGTTATAATGGTGCATCAAGCTATGGTGGTCAAGTTGACCTCCCTGTAAACCGTCTATTAGCACGTGATGGTATAATTTGTAAGCGGTGCTGCCAGGATATTGTGCTTGATGCATTGATCTTGGACTATGTGAGAGTTCTGATTAGCTTACGAAGATCCGATCGTGTGGAAAAGGCAGCTTACAATGCTCTGAAGCAAATCATTGGGTCATCTTGGGATTGTCTTCTAGAAAAGAATAAGGCCTCTGATAATCTGTCTGCAGACAAATCAATGCAGCTGATACCAAATGGATATGAATCCGTGGCTGAATTTCCTCTTGCCAGCTTTTTACATCCG GTTGAAACAGCATCAAACTCTGCCCCATTTTTGTCGTTGCTTGCTCCATTTAATTTTGGTTCACGGCTATCATATTGGAAAGCTCCATCTAGTGCCACCTCTGTTGAATTTGGTATTGTCCTCGGTAATATGTCCGATGTTAGAGGGGTTATGTTAATAGTCAGTTCATGTGGCTACTCTATGGCCGATGCTCCTCTT GTGCAAATTTGGGCAAGTGATAAAATACACAAGGAAGAAAGATCATTTATGGGAAAATGGGATGTGCAATCTATGATCAAGTCTTCCTCAGAGCTATGTGGGCCTGAGACATCAAGAACAGAGCATAAAGTTCCTAGACATTTAAAGTTTCCCTTTAAGAATTCTGTTCGATGCCGCATAATTTGGATAAGTTTACGCCTTCAGCGGCCGGGTTCAAGTTCTATAAATATTGGAAACGATTTCAATATGTTGTCTCTAGATGAGAATCCTTTTGCACAAGAAACTCGACGGGCCTCTTTTGGAGGATCCACTGAAAGTGAACCCTGTCTTCATGCCAAGAGGATTTTAGTCATCGGTAGCCCCAACAGAAAGGAAGTTGATCTCAAGCCACAGCAAAGCCCTGATCAGTTGAACCTGAAAGGATGGTTGGAGAGAGCTCCACAATTGAATAGATTTAAG GTTCCACTTGAGGCTGAAAGATTAATGGACAATGATCTTGTCCTGGAGCAGTATCTATCTGCTGCTTCTCCCTTGCTTGCTGGATTCCGTCTAGATGCCTTTAGTGCAATAAAGCCTAGGGTCACCCATTCACCTGCTTCAGATGTTCAAAGTGAAAGTTTTTCATCACTTCTGGATGATAGATACATTGTACCTGCAGTGTTATACATACAAGTGTCTGTTCTTCAG GATTATCAAAGCATGGTGACCATTGGCGAGTACCGATTACCAGAGGCCAAGGTGGGAACACCAATGTACTTTGATTTCCCTAGGACAATACAAACTCGCAGGATTTCATTCAAACTACTTGGAGACGTTGCAGCTTATACAGATGACCCTTCAGAACAAGATGATTCTGGCAACAGAGTTTCTCCTTTGGCAGCAGGCTTATCTTTGTCCAACAGAGTTAAACTCTATTACTATGCCGATCCATATGAGCTTGGGAAATGGGCTAGCCTCTCAGCAGTTTAA
- the LOC130969198 gene encoding probable phosphoinositide phosphatase SAC9 isoform X1, giving the protein MESSGAGGTPRDTSVIVLTLDSDEVYIIASLSTRTDTQVIYVDPTTGSLRYTAKLGFDLFRSQTEALEFVTNGLRSIFKSKTYARAILGYAALGNYALLLLATRVTASVSYLPGGGCISTVTESQWIKISLQNAQLQGKGEVKNIQELTELDIDGKHYFCETRDITRPFPSRFPVGEPDQEFVWNGWFSQPFANIGLPRHCVTLLQGFAECRSFGSSGQLEGIVALIARRSRLHPGTRYLARGINSCYSTGNEVECEQLVWVPKRAGQSVPFNTYVWRRGTIPMWWGAELKITAAEAEIYVSDIDPYKGSVQYYQRLSKRYDTRNLNTSAGENPSRKAMVPIVCINLLRYGEGKSESILVQHFEESLNFIRSTGKLPYTRVHLIHYDWHQSIKLKGEQQTIEGLWKLLKAPTILIGISEGDYLPSRQRINDCRGEVIYNDDFDGAFCLRTRQNGVIRFNCADSLDRTNAASFFGSLQVFMEQCRRLAISLDSDIAFGYQSTNNHYGGYTAPLPPGWEKRSDAVTGKTYYIDHNTRTTTWMHPCPDKPWKRFDMTFEEFKRSTILSPVSQLADLFLLAGDIHATLYTGSKAMHSQILSIFNEDTGGKFKQFSAAQNVKITLQRRYKNAVVDSSRQKQLEMFLGMRLFKHLPSISLQPLQVSSRPSGFCLKPVANLFPVAGGEVSLLSFKGKNLVWICPQPADVVEIFIYLGEPCHVCQLLLTISHGADDSTYPSTVDVRTGRNLDGLKLVLEGASIPRCASGTNLLIPLPGAISSEDMAITGASSRLHAQDASPLSLLYDFEELEGEWDFLTRVVALTFYPNISGRNPLTLGEIEILGVSLPWKSVFTNEGLGGRLIEHVKKYQEELNPFSSGSELNQFNSSSTENVSPPVQGGNSADLLIDLLSGEDPLPHPLAQPVTEHVHYESDPLEFLDQAVEYHGAKSDCQISSKDTTHSDSSTAQYLKCLKSLAGPSLQKKLVFMEAMKLEIERLKLNLSAAERDRALLSVGMDPATINPNTLLDEVYIGRLSKVASTLTLLGEASLEDKRISAIGLGIVDDNAIDFWNIIRNGEICSGGKCEVRAEIKKAVYSSDGPSEPVFLCSQCERKVCRVCCAGRGALLLSGYNSRDPMSYNGASSYGGQVDLPVNRLLARDGIICKRCCQDIVLDALILDYVRVLISLRRSDRVEKAAYNALKQIIGSSWDCLLEKNKASDNLSADKSMQLIPNGYESVAEFPLASFLHPVETASNSAPFLSLLAPFNFGSRLSYWKAPSSATSVEFGIVLGNMSDVRGVMLIVSSCGYSMADAPLVQIWASDKIHKEERSFMGKWDVQSMIKSSSELCGPETSRTEHKVPRHLKFPFKNSVRCRIIWISLRLQRPGSSSINIGNDFNMLSLDENPFAQETRRASFGGSTESEPCLHAKRILVIGSPNRKEVDLKPQQSPDQLNLKGWLERAPQLNRFKVPLEAERLMDNDLVLEQYLSAASPLLAGFRLDAFSAIKPRVTHSPASDVQSESFSSLLDDRYIVPAVLYIQVSVLQDYQSMVTIGEYRLPEAKVGTPMYFDFPRTIQTRRISFKLLGDVAAYTDDPSEQDDSGNRVSPLAAGLSLSNRVKLYYYADPYELGKWASLSAV; this is encoded by the exons ATGGAATCATCTG GTGCTGGTGGAACCCCGAGGGACACGTCGGTGATCGTGCTGACATTGGACTCTGACGAGGTCTACATCATTGCGAGCCTCTCCACTCGAACGGACACTCAGGTTATCTACGTTGATCCAACCACCGGTTCCCTCCGCTATACTGCGAAGTTAGGGTTCGATCTCTTCAGGTCTCAGACCGAAGCTCTTGAATTCGTCACAAACGGATTGCGTTCCATATTCAAGAGCAAGACCTACGCTAGGGCCATCTTAGGCTATGCTGCGTTGGGGAACTACGCGTTGTTGCTTCTGGCGACGAGGGTAACTGCAAGCGTATCCTATTTGCCCGGTGGAGGGTGCATTTCCACGGTGACAGAGAGCCAGTGGATCAAGATTTCACTGCAGAATGCACAGCTGCAGGGGAAAGGGGAGGTTAAGAACATCCAGGAGTTGACGGAACTCGACATTGATGGGAAGCATTACTTCTGCGAAACAAGGGATATCACTAGGCCGTTTCCGAGTCGCTTTCCGGTCGGGGAGCCCGACCAGGAGTTCGTTTGGAACGGGTGGTTCTCGCAGCCTTTTGCGAACATTGGATTGCCAAGGCATTGTGTCACACTCCTGCAG GGGTTTGCAGAATGTCGGAGTTTTGGAAGCTCTGGTCAACTAGAAGGTATTGTTGCTCTCATAGCACGGCGGAGCAGGCTACACCCCGGTACTCGTTACTTGGCGAGGGGGATAAATTCATGTTACAGTACAG GAAATGAAGTGGAATGTGAGCAACTCGTATGGGTCCCTAAACGAGCTGGTCAAAGTGTACCTTTCAACACATATGTATGGCGAAGAGGTACAATTCCTATGTGGTGGGGTGCAGAGCTGAAAATCACTGCTGCAGAAGCTGAAATTTATGTTTCCGATATTGATCCGTATAAAGGAAGTGTGCAGTATTATCAAAGACTGAGTAAGAGGTATGATACACGGAATCTAAATACAAGTGCTGGTGAGAATCCAAGCCGAAAAGCTATGGTTCCCATTGTATGCATTAACCTGCTTCGATATGGAGAAGGAAAATCAGAGTCCATTTTGGTTCAGCATTTTGAGGAGTCTTTAAACTTCATTAGATCAACTGGGAAGCTTCCATATACTCGGGTCCATTTGATACATTATGACTGGCATCAAAGCATAAAACTAAAAGGTGAACAACAGACAATTGAAGGGTTATGGAAGCTTTTAAAAGCACCCACTATATTAATAGGTATCTCTGAAGGAGATTATTTGCCCTCACGACAACGAATAAATGATTGCAGAGGTGAGGTCATATACAATGATGATTTTGATGGTGCCTTCTGCTTAAGAACACGTCAAAATGGGGTAATACGTTTTAATTGTGCTGATTCTCTTGATAGAACCAATGCTGCTAGTTTTTTTGGTTCCCTCCAAGTCTTCATGGAGCAATGTAGACGGCTGGCAATATCACTTGACAGTGATATTGCATTTGGCTATCAGTCAACCAATAATCATTATGGTGGATATACTGCTCCACTACCACCTGGGTGGGAAAAGCGATCTGATGCAGTTACAGGAAAAACATATTATATTGACCATAACACCAGAACTACCACATGGATGCATCCATGTCCAGATAAACCATGGAAGAGATTTGATATGACATTTGAAGAGTTCAAGAGATCAACTATTTTATCTCCTGTATCTCAACTAGCtgatctttttcttcttgctgGGGATATTCATGCCACTCTTTACACTGGGTCTAAAGCAATGCACAGTCAGATTCTGAGCATATTCAACGAAGATACAGGAGGGAAGTTTAAACAGTTTTCTGCTGCACAGAATGTGAAAATCACTTTGCAAAGAAGATATAAGAATGCCGTTGTGGATAGTTCTCGTCAAAAGCAGTTAGAAATGTTTCTTGGAATGAGGCTTTTCAAGCATCTTCCCTCAATTTCTCTTCAACCTCTACAA GTATCATCTCGGCCGTCTGGATTCTgtctcaaaccagttgcaaaCTTATTTCCTGTTGCGGGTGGTGAAGTTAGTCTTCTAAGTTTCAAGGGAAAAAACCTAGTTTGG ATTTGTCCACAGCCTGCAGATGTAGTTGAAATCTTTATTTATCTTGGTGAGCCTTGCCATGTTTGTCAGCTTCTTCTCACAATATCCCATGGTGCAGATGATTCAACTTATCCATCAACAGTTGATGTGCGGACAGGACGCAATTTGGATGGGCTGAAACTTGTATTGGAG GGTGCTTCTATACCAAGGTGTGCTAGTGGAACAAACCTATTAATACCCCTACCTGGGGCAATTAGTTCAGAAGACATGGCTATAACTGGAGCAAGCTCTCGCCTGCATGCCCAAGATGCATCACCGTTGTCATTACTGTATGATTTCGAGGAACTTGAGGGAGAGTGGGATTTCCTCACTCGTGTAGTGGCGTTAACCTTTTATCCTAACATTTCTGGAAGGAACCCGTTGACTCTTGGTGAG ATTGAGATCCTTGGAGTTTCTCTTCCTTGGAAGAGCGTCTTTACAAATGAAGGCCTTGGTGGAAGATTAATTGAGCATGTCAAAAAGTATCAAGAGGAGCTTAATCCCTTTTCCTCTGGTTCAGAGCTGAATCAATTCAACTCTTCATCTACAGAAAATGTGTCACCACCTGTGCAAGGAGGGAATTCTGCTGACCTTTTGATTGACCTCTTGTCTGGGGAAGACCCACTACCACACCCACTTGCTCAACCAGTTACTGAACATGTCCATTATGAAAGTGACCCCCTTGAGTTTTTGGATCAAGCTGTTGAATATCACGGTGCTAAAAGTGATTGTCAAATTTCTTCAAAAGACACAACACATTCAGATTCTAGTACTGCACAATATTTAAAATGCCTGAAATCTCTTGCAGGGCCAAGTTTG CAAAAGAAACTAGTTTTCATGGAAGCCATGAAACTTGAAATTGAGCGTCTTAAGCTGAATCTCTCTGCTGCTGAAAGGGATAGAGCACTGCTATCTGTTGGAATGGATCCTGCAACTATAAATCCAAATACATTGCTTGACGAAGTTTACATAGGGAGATTGTCTAAAGTTGCAAGCACTCTCACACTGCTTGGTGAAGCTTCTCTTGAAGATAAACGTATTTCTGCTATTGGTCTTGGGATTGTTGATGACAATGCAATAGATTTCTGGAATATtatcagaaatggggaaatcTGTTCTGGCGGCAAGTGTGAAGTGCGTGCTGAGATTAAAAAGGCAGTTTATTCATCTGACGGGCCTTCAGAACCTGTATTCTTGTGTTCTCAATGTGAAAGGAAGGTTTGCAGAGTTTGCTGTGCTGGGAGAGGCGCACTTCTTCTTTCAGGTTATAACTCAAGAGACCCTATGAGTTATAATGGTGCATCAAGCTATGGTGGTCAAGTTGACCTCCCTGTAAACCGTCTATTAGCACGTGATGGTATAATTTGTAAGCGGTGCTGCCAGGATATTGTGCTTGATGCATTGATCTTGGACTATGTGAGAGTTCTGATTAGCTTACGAAGATCCGATCGTGTGGAAAAGGCAGCTTACAATGCTCTGAAGCAAATCATTGGGTCATCTTGGGATTGTCTTCTAGAAAAGAATAAGGCCTCTGATAATCTGTCTGCAGACAAATCAATGCAGCTGATACCAAATGGATATGAATCCGTGGCTGAATTTCCTCTTGCCAGCTTTTTACATCCG GTTGAAACAGCATCAAACTCTGCCCCATTTTTGTCGTTGCTTGCTCCATTTAATTTTGGTTCACGGCTATCATATTGGAAAGCTCCATCTAGTGCCACCTCTGTTGAATTTGGTATTGTCCTCGGTAATATGTCCGATGTTAGAGGGGTTATGTTAATAGTCAGTTCATGTGGCTACTCTATGGCCGATGCTCCTCTT GTGCAAATTTGGGCAAGTGATAAAATACACAAGGAAGAAAGATCATTTATGGGAAAATGGGATGTGCAATCTATGATCAAGTCTTCCTCAGAGCTATGTGGGCCTGAGACATCAAGAACAGAGCATAAAGTTCCTAGACATTTAAAGTTTCCCTTTAAGAATTCTGTTCGATGCCGCATAATTTGGATAAGTTTACGCCTTCAGCGGCCGGGTTCAAGTTCTATAAATATTGGAAACGATTTCAATATGTTGTCTCTAGATGAGAATCCTTTTGCACAAGAAACTCGACGGGCCTCTTTTGGAGGATCCACTGAAAGTGAACCCTGTCTTCATGCCAAGAGGATTTTAGTCATCGGTAGCCCCAACAGAAAGGAAGTTGATCTCAAGCCACAGCAAAGCCCTGATCAGTTGAACCTGAAAGGATGGTTGGAGAGAGCTCCACAATTGAATAGATTTAAG GTTCCACTTGAGGCTGAAAGATTAATGGACAATGATCTTGTCCTGGAGCAGTATCTATCTGCTGCTTCTCCCTTGCTTGCTGGATTCCGTCTAGATGCCTTTAGTGCAATAAAGCCTAGGGTCACCCATTCACCTGCTTCAGATGTTCAAAGTGAAAGTTTTTCATCACTTCTGGATGATAGATACATTGTACCTGCAGTGTTATACATACAAGTGTCTGTTCTTCAG GATTATCAAAGCATGGTGACCATTGGCGAGTACCGATTACCAGAGGCCAAGGTGGGAACACCAATGTACTTTGATTTCCCTAGGACAATACAAACTCGCAGGATTTCATTCAAACTACTTGGAGACGTTGCAGCTTATACAGATGACCCTTCAGAACAAGATGATTCTGGCAACAGAGTTTCTCCTTTGGCAGCAGGCTTATCTTTGTCCAACAGAGTTAAACTCTATTACTATGCCGATCCATATGAGCTTGGGAAATGGGCTAGCCTCTCAGCAGTTTAA